The following coding sequences lie in one Manis javanica isolate MJ-LG chromosome X, MJ_LKY, whole genome shotgun sequence genomic window:
- the PDHA1 gene encoding pyruvate dehydrogenase E1 component subunit alpha, somatic form, mitochondrial: protein MRKMLAAVSRVLSGVAQKPASRVLVASRNFANDATFEIKKCDLHRLEEGPPVTTLLTREEGLRYYRMMQTVRRMELKADQLYKQKIIRGFCHLCDGQEACCVGLEAGINPTDHLITAYRAHGFTFTRGLSVREILTELTGRRGGCAKGKGGSMHMYAKNFYGGNGIVGAQVPLGAGIALACKYNGKDEVCLTLYGDGAANQGQIFEAYNMAALWKLPCIFICENNRYGMGTSVERAAASTDYYKRGDFIPGLRVDGMDILCVREATRFAAAYCRSGKGPILMELQTYRYHGHSMSDPGVSYRTREEIQEVRSKSDPIMLLKDRMVNSNLASVEELKEIDVEVRKEIEDAAQFATADPEPPLEELGHHIYCSDPPFEVRGTNQWIKFKSVS from the exons ATGAGGAAGATGCTCGCCGCGGTCTCCCGTGTGTTGTCGGGCGTCGCCCAGAAGCCG GCAAGCAGAGTGCTGGTGGCATCCCGTAATTTTGCAAACGATGCTACATTTGAGATCAAG AAATGTGATCTTCACCGGCTggaagaaggccctcctgtcacCACACTGCTCACCCGGGAGGAAGGGCTCAGATACTACAGGATGATGCAGACAGTCCGCAGAATGGAGCTGAAGGCAGATCAGCTGTATAAGCAGAAAATTATTCGTGGTTTCTGTCACTTGTGTGATGGTCAG GAAGCTTGTTGTGTGGGCCTGGAGGCGGGCATAAATCCTACAGACCATCTCATCACAGCCTATCGGGCTCATGGCTTCACCTTTACTCGAGGGCTTTCTGTCCGAGAAATTCTCACAGAGCTTACAG GACGAAGAGGAGGTTGTGCTAAAGGAAAAGGAGGTTCAATGCATATGTATGCCAAGAACTTTTACGGGGGCAATGGCATCGTCGGAGCTCAG GTGCCCCTGGGAGCTGGGATTGCTCTGGCCTGTAAGTATAATGGAAAAGATGAGGTCTGTTTGACTTTATATGGTGATGGCGCTGCTAATCAG GGTCAGATATTTGAAGCTTACAATATGGCAGCTTTGTGGAAATTACCTTGTATTTTCATCTGTGAGAATAACCGCTATGGAATGGGGACATCTGTTGAGAGAGCAGCAGCCAGCACCGATTACTATAAGAGAGGCGACTTTATCCCTGGGCTGAGG GTAGATGGAATGGATATTCTGTGTGTCCGGGAGGCGACAAGATTTGCAGCTGCCTATTGTAGATCTGGAAAG GGGCCCATACTGATGGAGCTACAGACTTACCGTTACCATGGGCACAGCATGAGTGATCCTGGAGTCAG TTACCGTACCCGGGAAGAAATTCAGGAAGTAAGAAGTAAGAGTGACCCCATCATGCTTCTGAAGGATAGAATGGTGAACAGCAATCTTGCCAGTGTTGAAGAATTAAAG GAAATTGATGTTGAAGTGAGGAAAGAGATTGAGGATGCCGCTCAGTTTGCCACAGCTGATCCCGAACCACCTTTGGAAGAACTAGGCCATCATATCTACTGCAGTGATCCGCCTTTTGAAGTTCGGGGTACAAATCAGTGGATCAAGTTTAAGTCTGTCAGTTAA